A single genomic interval of Spirosoma linguale DSM 74 harbors:
- a CDS encoding Dolichyl-phosphate beta-D-mannosyltransferase (PFAM: glycosyl transferase family 2~KEGG: hypothetical protein), whose protein sequence is MKERLVVIPTYNEIENIEAIIRKVLSLPEPFDILIVDDGSPDGTAQRVRDLQEEITATDVSLRGSTARLHLLERRGKLGLGTAYIDGFKWALSRGYQYLFEMDADFSHNPDDLIKLYHACADDGPERADVAVGSRYIRGVNVVNWPMGRVLMSYFAGVYVRFVTGMSIMDPTAGFVCYRADVLEVILHNPIKFVGYAFQIEMKFTCWKYGFRIREVPIIFTDRTRGVSKMSSKIFKEAVFGVLQMKISSFFRHYIPRRVAPKRVEEPVSAA, encoded by the coding sequence GTGAAAGAGCGCCTGGTCGTTATTCCAACCTATAATGAAATTGAGAATATTGAAGCGATCATCCGCAAGGTGCTCAGCCTGCCGGAACCCTTCGATATCCTCATTGTAGACGATGGCTCCCCCGATGGTACGGCTCAGCGTGTCCGTGACTTACAGGAGGAAATTACGGCTACGGATGTCTCGTTGCGCGGTTCGACGGCGCGTCTTCACCTGCTCGAACGGCGGGGTAAACTTGGATTGGGCACGGCTTATATTGATGGGTTTAAGTGGGCACTGTCGCGCGGGTACCAGTACCTGTTCGAGATGGACGCCGATTTTTCGCACAATCCCGACGATCTGATCAAACTCTACCACGCCTGCGCCGACGATGGACCCGAGCGGGCCGACGTAGCCGTGGGCTCCCGCTATATTCGGGGGGTCAATGTAGTCAACTGGCCCATGGGCCGGGTGCTAATGTCTTACTTTGCGGGGGTTTATGTGCGGTTTGTCACGGGTATGTCGATCATGGACCCAACCGCCGGATTTGTCTGCTACCGGGCCGATGTTCTGGAAGTTATCCTTCATAACCCCATTAAATTTGTGGGGTATGCATTCCAGATCGAGATGAAGTTTACCTGCTGGAAATACGGATTCCGCATCCGGGAAGTGCCCATTATTTTCACCGATCGTACGCGGGGTGTTTCAAAAATGTCTTCCAAGATCTTCAAAGAAGCCGTTTTTGGCGTATTGCAAATGAAGATCAGCAGTTTTTTCCGCCATTACATTCCCCGCCGGGTAGCCCCCAAACGGGTGGAAGAGCCGGTAAGTGCGGCCTGA
- a CDS encoding protoporphyrinogen oxidase (KEGG: lhk:LHK_02383 protoporphyrinogen oxidase~TIGRFAM: protoporphyrinogen oxidase~PFAM: amine oxidase; FAD dependent oxidoreductase): MTIGIIGAGISGLTLAYELQRRGIAYHLWEAAGQAGGYIRSQRDWPDGPSGRNYLRELGPNSLLGDAELLNWLDELGLTPELTFSQPVSKARFIFRDGKYRQLPSGPPSLLFGNFFSWKTKLAILRERNNKTVSPPGETLGQFFRRRFSSEIVDYALGPFVAGIYAGDPEQLLVSETFPSLLQYEKEYGSVLRGLIKSQSAGGSAIGRRQSFSFREGMQMLPNALAAKLTNLSLNEAVSSISPTPNGWEVETNTGTTTVDKLVLAVGTDAAARLVDQRYPDLARTLQAITYPPMTAVHSAYKRADVRHPLNGFGGLNPAVEGRFAAGHIWSSSIFTGRCPDDEVLFTTFVGGQTGAHNTRHPDSVLAHNVHKELVDGFGITAATPVYQSVFRWERAIPQYDATLASAKESVKAMEADQLFVCANWYGGVSLSDCIGKSRKLADQLAVKPFIKNF; this comes from the coding sequence ATGACAATTGGCATTATCGGTGCAGGCATATCGGGGTTGACACTGGCTTACGAATTACAACGGCGGGGTATTGCGTATCACCTCTGGGAAGCAGCCGGTCAGGCCGGGGGTTACATCCGGTCGCAGCGGGACTGGCCCGACGGCCCATCCGGGCGTAATTACCTGCGTGAGCTTGGCCCAAACTCACTCCTTGGCGATGCCGAATTACTTAACTGGCTCGACGAACTGGGCCTGACACCCGAGCTTACCTTTAGCCAGCCGGTTAGTAAGGCCCGGTTTATTTTTCGCGACGGCAAATACCGGCAACTGCCATCAGGACCGCCTTCGCTGCTTTTTGGCAATTTTTTTAGCTGGAAGACCAAGCTCGCTATTCTCCGCGAACGGAACAACAAGACGGTATCGCCCCCCGGCGAAACGCTGGGCCAGTTTTTCAGACGCCGTTTTTCCAGCGAAATAGTCGATTACGCCCTCGGCCCGTTTGTGGCGGGCATCTACGCCGGTGACCCCGAACAACTGCTGGTCTCCGAAACGTTTCCCAGCCTGCTCCAGTACGAAAAGGAATATGGTTCGGTGCTGCGTGGCCTGATCAAAAGCCAGTCGGCTGGCGGGTCAGCTATTGGTCGTCGGCAATCATTTAGCTTCCGCGAAGGGATGCAGATGCTGCCCAACGCGCTGGCCGCAAAACTGACTAATCTCTCGCTCAACGAGGCCGTCAGCAGTATCAGTCCCACACCAAACGGCTGGGAGGTTGAAACAAATACCGGCACCACCACCGTCGATAAACTAGTGCTCGCGGTCGGCACCGATGCGGCTGCCCGGCTGGTAGACCAACGCTACCCCGATCTGGCTCGTACGCTTCAGGCCATCACGTACCCACCCATGACGGCCGTACATTCGGCCTACAAACGTGCCGATGTGCGTCATCCGCTCAATGGATTTGGGGGGTTGAACCCGGCCGTTGAAGGACGTTTTGCCGCCGGACACATCTGGAGCAGTTCGATTTTCACGGGCCGCTGCCCGGACGATGAAGTTCTTTTCACCACCTTCGTAGGTGGGCAGACCGGCGCGCACAATACCCGGCACCCGGACAGTGTACTGGCCCATAACGTCCATAAAGAACTGGTCGATGGGTTTGGCATTACAGCGGCTACACCCGTTTATCAGTCTGTTTTTCGGTGGGAGCGAGCCATTCCGCAGTACGATGCCACACTGGCCTCGGCAAAAGAATCGGTAAAGGCTATGGAGGCAGATCAACTGTTTGTTTGCGCCAACTGGTACGGGGGTGTTTCCCTGTCCGACTGCATCGGGAAATCCCGAAAATTGGCTGACCAACTGGCGGTTAAGCCGTTTATTAAGAATTTTTAA
- a CDS encoding conserved hypothetical protein (KEGG: mxa:MXAN_5665 hypothetical protein) yields the protein MDEFLARLRNFDIRIRKAVNSQMRGSFRSVFKGTGLEFSDLRTYQYGDDVRAIDWNVSSKGHGTFVKVFREEKDQTVFFVVDVSASQQVGPRQRNKLDTTKEVCGVLALSAIREASHVGMYCFSDQKEKYIKPGNGLKTGYQLIMSLFKLQPESTRTSIADALLFTLNALKRRSVVILLSDFIDLSYEHNLKALAKKHDLVVIHLYDQREVKLPRLGIIPVHDTETGRTVWVNTSSVSFRSGLYTTFRQNQVRLEQLCKQYNANYLALDSQEDFVPKLVELFRVRKY from the coding sequence ATGGACGAGTTCTTGGCCCGGCTCCGTAATTTCGATATTCGCATTCGCAAGGCGGTAAACTCGCAGATGCGCGGTAGCTTTCGTTCTGTGTTTAAAGGAACGGGTCTGGAATTCAGTGACTTGCGTACCTACCAGTATGGCGATGATGTACGGGCGATCGACTGGAACGTGTCGTCGAAGGGCCACGGTACGTTCGTGAAAGTTTTTCGGGAAGAGAAAGACCAGACGGTTTTCTTCGTTGTCGATGTGAGTGCTTCGCAACAGGTTGGCCCCCGGCAGCGCAACAAGCTGGACACCACAAAAGAAGTGTGTGGGGTACTGGCGCTCTCAGCCATTCGCGAAGCCAGCCACGTAGGTATGTATTGTTTTTCGGACCAGAAGGAGAAATACATCAAGCCGGGGAATGGGCTGAAAACGGGTTACCAGCTTATTATGAGCCTGTTTAAGCTTCAGCCCGAGTCGACCCGGACCAGTATTGCCGATGCGCTGCTGTTTACCCTCAACGCGCTCAAACGCCGGAGCGTTGTGATTCTGCTGTCGGATTTCATCGATCTCAGTTACGAACACAACCTCAAAGCGCTGGCTAAAAAGCATGATCTGGTGGTCATTCATCTGTACGACCAGCGGGAGGTGAAGCTTCCCCGGCTGGGTATCATCCCGGTTCACGATACCGAAACCGGACGAACAGTGTGGGTCAATACGTCGTCCGTTTCGTTTCGGAGCGGCTTGTATACTACTTTCCGACAGAATCAGGTACGGCTGGAGCAGCTGTGTAAGCAGTACAATGCCAACTACCTCGCGCTCGATTCGCAGGAAGATTTTGTACCGAAACTTGTTGAACTGTTCAGGGTCAGAAAATATTGA
- a CDS encoding von Willebrand factor type A (PFAM: von Willebrand factor type A~SMART: von Willebrand factor type A~KEGG: hypothetical protein), whose translation MKPWYSLHWFSPSQWQQFKLAHPLALWLIPAVLLLIAIRYYLSRKSRQRLKMSLGQISAEPGSWMGRQSVQSLLSLGRYLLPLCMFLGTACLLIALARPQIIRELREEQSEGIDIMLAMDVSVSMSESDILPTRLAAARRVAQAFVRGRRNDRIGLVIFAGEAFSLCPLTTDYNLLNQYLNDLNDGMIRTSGTAIGDALARCINRMRDRPAASSDTTQAKTEQWKSERSKVIILLSDGDNTAGNLDPITAASLAKAFNIKIYTIAVGQPVASASEASTVDEGILKKIATIGKGSFFRAVDSGRLKTVFAQISQLEKAPVRVRVYEDIQDYYRIYMYWGITFLLGTLLLKNTIFGNVLED comes from the coding sequence ATGAAACCCTGGTACTCTCTGCATTGGTTCAGCCCATCGCAATGGCAGCAGTTCAAACTGGCGCACCCGCTGGCGCTCTGGCTGATTCCCGCTGTCTTGCTGCTGATTGCCATACGTTACTATTTATCCAGAAAATCGCGGCAACGACTGAAGATGTCCCTTGGTCAGATCTCTGCCGAACCGGGGTCGTGGATGGGTCGGCAATCGGTGCAGTCTTTGCTGAGCCTGGGGCGGTATCTGCTGCCGTTGTGTATGTTTCTGGGTACCGCCTGCCTGCTCATTGCGCTGGCACGTCCACAAATTATCCGGGAACTACGGGAGGAACAGTCAGAAGGTATTGACATCATGCTGGCGATGGACGTATCGGTATCCATGAGCGAATCGGATATCCTCCCTACCCGGTTGGCTGCCGCCCGACGGGTAGCGCAGGCATTTGTCAGGGGCCGCCGGAACGACCGTATCGGCCTGGTTATTTTTGCGGGAGAAGCGTTTTCGTTGTGCCCGCTTACAACGGATTACAACCTGCTGAACCAGTATCTCAACGACCTTAACGATGGCATGATCCGCACATCCGGAACAGCCATTGGTGATGCGCTGGCCCGGTGCATTAACCGTATGCGCGACCGTCCGGCTGCTTCCTCAGACACAACTCAGGCCAAAACCGAACAGTGGAAGTCAGAGCGAAGCAAAGTAATTATTTTGTTGAGCGATGGCGACAATACGGCGGGTAATCTGGACCCGATTACGGCCGCAAGCCTGGCGAAGGCATTTAACATCAAAATATATACCATAGCCGTTGGCCAACCAGTAGCATCAGCCTCCGAAGCGTCTACGGTTGACGAAGGTATTCTGAAAAAGATAGCCACAATAGGTAAAGGGAGTTTTTTCCGGGCGGTAGACAGTGGCCGGTTAAAAACGGTTTTTGCGCAAATCAGCCAGCTCGAAAAAGCTCCGGTTCGCGTTCGGGTGTATGAAGATATTCAGGATTACTACCGGATTTATATGTACTGGGGAATCACGTTTTTATTGGGCACCCTGCTATTGAAAAACACAATTTTTGGTAACGTGCTGGAAGATTGA